A window of the Hordeum vulgare subsp. vulgare chromosome 5H, MorexV3_pseudomolecules_assembly, whole genome shotgun sequence genome harbors these coding sequences:
- the LOC123396623 gene encoding serine/threonine-protein kinase 16 isoform X1, translating into MGCSISGLNALYDAATGGGDVWINERRFRVLRQIGEGGFAFVYLVKEHDASSDAARDRHPSHVSGDGTYAMKKVLIQSREQLDLVKEEIRVSSLFNHPNLLPLLDHAIIAVKSTQGDWSHEAYLLFPVHLDGTLFDNAAVMQSRKEFYSVLDVLRIFQQICEGLKHMHSLDPPYAHNDVKPGNVLVTRQKGQAPLATLMDFGSSRPARNQIRSRSEALRLQEWAAEHCSAPFRAPELWDCPSHADIDERTDIWSLGCTLYAIMYGVSPFEYALGESGGSLQLAIMNAQLKWPQLPSPPYPDALHKFVTWMLQPQPAMRPHINDILLHVDKLVEKYSP; encoded by the exons ATGGGCTGCTCCATCTCGGGGCTCAACGCCCTCTACGACGCAGCGACTGGTGGCGGCGACGTGTGGATCAACGAGCGCCGCTTCCGCGTCCTCCGCCAGATCGGCGAGGGCGGCTTCGCCTTCGTCTACCTCGTCAAGGAGCACGACGCCTCCTCTGACGCCGCGCGCGACAGGCACCCCTCCCACGTCTCAG GCGACGGGACATATGCTATGAAGAAGGTGCTGATACAGAGCAGGGAGCAACTGGATCTGGTGAAGGAGGAGATCCGCGTTTCGTCCTTGTTCAACCACCCCAATCTGCTACCGCTTCTTGACCATGCCATAATAGCAGTTAAG AGTACACAGGGAGATTGGAGCCATGAAGCCTACTTGCTCTTTCCAGTCCATTTGGATGGTACTCTGTTCGACAATGCTGCAGTCATGCAGTCTAGGAAAGAATTTTATTCGGTGCTCGATGTTTTGCGAATATTCCAACAG ATTTGTGAAGGACTGAAGCACATGCATAGTCTTGATCCACCATATGCCCATAATGATGTCAAGCCTGGCAATGTTCTTGTAACCCGCCAAAAAGGACAAGCGCCTCTTGCAACTTTGATGGATTTTGGAAGTTCGCGGCCTGCAAGAAATCAAATTCGTTCTCGTTCTGAAGCATTACGGTTGCAG GAATGGGCTGCCGAGCATTGTTCTGCACCTTTTCGCGCACCTGAATTGTGGGACTGCCCAAGTCATGCTGATATCGATGAGAGGACAGACATTTGGTCGCTAGGTTGCACTCTTTATGCGATCAT GTATGGTGTTTCTCCCTTCGAGTATGCTCTTGGTGAATCTGGAGGAAGCTTGCAGCTCGCCATTATGAATGCGCAGTTGAAGTGGCCACAGCTACCGAGCCCTCCCTACCCTGATGCACTTCACAAGTTTGTTACCTGGATGCTTCAGCCACAACCCGCAATGCGTCCTCACATCAATGACATACTTCTCCACGTTGACAAGCTTGTGGAGAAATACTCGCCTTAA
- the LOC123396623 gene encoding serine/threonine-protein kinase 16 isoform X2 — MGCSISGLNALYDAATGGGDVWINERRFRVLRQIGEGGFAFVYLVKEHDASSDAARDRHPSHVSGDGTYAMKKVLIQSREQLDLVKEEIRVSSLFNHPNLLPLLDHAIIAVKGDWSHEAYLLFPVHLDGTLFDNAAVMQSRKEFYSVLDVLRIFQQICEGLKHMHSLDPPYAHNDVKPGNVLVTRQKGQAPLATLMDFGSSRPARNQIRSRSEALRLQEWAAEHCSAPFRAPELWDCPSHADIDERTDIWSLGCTLYAIMYGVSPFEYALGESGGSLQLAIMNAQLKWPQLPSPPYPDALHKFVTWMLQPQPAMRPHINDILLHVDKLVEKYSP; from the exons ATGGGCTGCTCCATCTCGGGGCTCAACGCCCTCTACGACGCAGCGACTGGTGGCGGCGACGTGTGGATCAACGAGCGCCGCTTCCGCGTCCTCCGCCAGATCGGCGAGGGCGGCTTCGCCTTCGTCTACCTCGTCAAGGAGCACGACGCCTCCTCTGACGCCGCGCGCGACAGGCACCCCTCCCACGTCTCAG GCGACGGGACATATGCTATGAAGAAGGTGCTGATACAGAGCAGGGAGCAACTGGATCTGGTGAAGGAGGAGATCCGCGTTTCGTCCTTGTTCAACCACCCCAATCTGCTACCGCTTCTTGACCATGCCATAATAGCAGTTAAG GGAGATTGGAGCCATGAAGCCTACTTGCTCTTTCCAGTCCATTTGGATGGTACTCTGTTCGACAATGCTGCAGTCATGCAGTCTAGGAAAGAATTTTATTCGGTGCTCGATGTTTTGCGAATATTCCAACAG ATTTGTGAAGGACTGAAGCACATGCATAGTCTTGATCCACCATATGCCCATAATGATGTCAAGCCTGGCAATGTTCTTGTAACCCGCCAAAAAGGACAAGCGCCTCTTGCAACTTTGATGGATTTTGGAAGTTCGCGGCCTGCAAGAAATCAAATTCGTTCTCGTTCTGAAGCATTACGGTTGCAG GAATGGGCTGCCGAGCATTGTTCTGCACCTTTTCGCGCACCTGAATTGTGGGACTGCCCAAGTCATGCTGATATCGATGAGAGGACAGACATTTGGTCGCTAGGTTGCACTCTTTATGCGATCAT GTATGGTGTTTCTCCCTTCGAGTATGCTCTTGGTGAATCTGGAGGAAGCTTGCAGCTCGCCATTATGAATGCGCAGTTGAAGTGGCCACAGCTACCGAGCCCTCCCTACCCTGATGCACTTCACAAGTTTGTTACCTGGATGCTTCAGCCACAACCCGCAATGCGTCCTCACATCAATGACATACTTCTCCACGTTGACAAGCTTGTGGAGAAATACTCGCCTTAA